The DNA window tgtttcataACGATAGCTtcatattggtgtgtgtgttgttgtttcataACGATAGCTtcatattggtgtgtgtgttgttgtttcataACGATAGCTTCATattggtgtgtgttgttgtttcataACGATAGCTTCATattggtgtgtgttgttgtttcataACGATAGCTtcatattggtgtgtgtgttgttgtttcataACGATAGCTtcatattggtgtgtgtgttgttgtttcataACGATAGCTtcatattggtgtgtgtgttgttgtttcataACGATAGCTTCATattggtgtgtgttgttgtttcataACGATAGCTtcatattggtgtgtgtgttgttgtttcataACGATAGCTTCATattggtgtgtgttgttgtttcataACGATAGCTTCATattggtgtgtgttgttgtttcataACGATAGCTTCATattggtgtgtgttgttgtttcataACGATAGCTTCATattggtgtgtgttgttgtttcataACGATAGCTTCATattggtgtgtgttgttgtttcataACGATAGCTtcatattggtgtgtgtgttcctttgctggggccggtgtgacgttttcatctttcgccgtgttgatatttcgcttctcggcctcgttgatctagtataaactcttcactgaacaaaaaaacacccttcgatagtactgatgagcgaccttgtgtaccttacattcatggggccaaatttgtcaaaccaatttgttttatttaacttagaaatttgattcatcctaaaatgttttccttcttactcaagggacgtaaccactcagtacacgtttttgaagaattcgattttgggggtgaaatctattacattttaccaccaattttcttcacatgcaagaaactgacatgcttttcgtccataaataatttcacttcttaattttaccaggaaacaacatttcagtcttgagtatatgtcgagggggaaatatgtacataggcgaaagatgaaatcgtgacaccggcgtgTGATTTCAAGGTCTAAGTTTCATTTAGTGAGCTGTCAGTAGGCTACGTGCTCAGTAATTCAAAGCTGACAAAACATGCAACAGGTAGACTGCACATGAAGACTACATGCATAGTACATTTCACTTGTTTATAGTGTGTGCGTTTGCTTTAGTTGTTGGCAGAACTTATTTCCTGATGAAGCTGCAACAAATTACTTGCAATCACGCGTCTTCATTTTCAGAACTTTACTTGTCGGCGTTGGGGTTTAAGTAAAGGATACGTTTTGTCCTGCAGGAACTTGTTATTTGTTCTGAATAGGTATCAGACAAATGAAACGATAATCGTGATTTCgccccttgtgtgtgtgtgtgtgtgtgtgtgtgtgtgtgtgtgtgtgtgtgtgtgtgtgtgtgtgtgtgtgtgtgtgtgtgtgtgtgtgtgtgtgcatgtgtgtttctaTACAAGggctaacaaacaaacaaacaaacaaacaaacgaatacacaaagaaaaacaacaacatcgaaaacataaacaaacggGAACGGACACTCACAAATACAAACTCAAGTTTAAACCTTGCCAGCTGTTGAAAAGAAGTACGAGGGTTGATCAATAAATACTGACAGGTGTCCTGGTCAAAACATGTTTTACGTGTTCCTTTCACAGTGCTTTCaaggacatgtgtgtgtgtgtgtgtgtgaccgttttAATCTGCTATGTTCACAGCCtacaactcccacgtacactgtCATTTCTTTGTTCCTGAATTTTGAGCAAGAAGTTTGCTTGTATCACAAAATCTAACCTAATTTACCTGAACTGCAATGACATCGACTGTCAGAAAATAACGCCGACTTCCCATGCAgtgaattttattttaaaaTTGAAATGCCACTCTGATGTTTGTTACAGCAGACGATTTTTATTATTTATTCTATTCTCAACATTTACTAGGCAAATCATATCCATTGACGTTACCTaaactcttttcttttttgagcAGGATGCAGTGAAAAGACACCATGAATCCAGTCGCCATCACTGTCGCGACCTTGAccctgaccttgaccttgatcagcCACGTGACCTGTTTTCCCTACCTGCATGGCGGATTACGCGCAGAAGACGGCATACCCCTGGACACTGTGGCGAGCGACCTGTCGGACAGACTGACCAAAATGACCGCTCAGCTACAGGCACAGGATGTTCTGATCACCGACCTCAAAACACGACTAGGTAGGGAATCATCCGAAGTGGATAGAAATAGACGAACAGGATGTTGTGATCACCGACCTCAAAACACGACTAGGTAGGGAGTCATCCGAAGTGGATAGAAATAGACGAACAGGATGTTCTGATCACCGACCTCAAAACACGACTAGGTAGGGAGTCATCCGAAGTGGATAGAAATAGACGAACAGGATGTTCTGATCAACGACCTCAAAACACGACTAGGTAGGGAGTCATCCGAAGTGGATAGAAATAGACGAACAGGATGTTCTGATCACCGACCTCAAAACACGACTAGGTAGGGAGTCATCCGAAGTGGATAGAAATAGACGAACAGGATGTTCTGATCACCGACCTCAAAACACGACTAGGTAGGGAGTCATCCGAAGTGGATAGAAATAGACGAACAGGATGTTCTGATCACCGACCTCAAAGCACGACTAGGTAGGGAGTCATCCGAAGTGGATAGAAATAGACGAACAGGATGTTCTGATCACCGACCTCAAAACACGACTAGGTAGGGAGTCATCCGAAGTGGATAGAAATAGACGAACAGGATGTTCTGATCACCGACCTCAAAACACGACTAGGTAGGGAGTCATCCGAAGTGGATAGAAATAGACGAACAGGATGTTGTGATCACCGACCTCAAAACACGACTAGGTAGGGAGTCATCCGAAGTGGATAGAAATAGACGAACAGGATGTTGTGATCACCGACCTCAAAACACGACTAGGTAGGGAGTCATCCGAAGTGGATAGAAATAGACGAACAGGATGTTGTGATCACCGACCTCAAAGCACGACTAGGTAGGGAGTCATCCGAAGTGGATAGAAATAGACGAACAGGATGTTCTGATCACCGACCTCAAAACACGACTAGGTAGGGAGTCATCCGAAGTGGATAGAAATAGACGAACAGGATGTTCTGATCACCGACCTCAAAGCACGACTAGGTAGGGAGTCATCCGAAGTGGATAGAAATAGACGAACAGGATGTTCTGATCACCGACCTCAAAACACGACTAGGTAGGGAGTCATCCGAAGTGGATAGAAATAGACGAACAGGATGTTCTGATCACCGACCTCAAAACACGACTAGGTAGGGAGTCATCCGAAGTGGATAGAAATAGACGAACAGGATGTTGTGATCACCGACCTCAAAACACGACTAGGTAGGGAGTCATCCGAAGTGGATAGAAATAGACGAACAGGATGTTCTGATCACCGACCTCAAAACACGACTAGGTAGGGAGTCATCCGAAGTGGATAGAAATAGACGAACAGGATGTTGTGATCACCGACCTCAAAACACGACTAGGTAGGGAGTCATCCGAAGTGGATAGAAATAGACGAACAGGATGTTGTGATCACCGACCTCAAAACACGACTAGGTAGGGAGTCATCCGAAGTGGATAGAAATAGACGAACAGGATGTTCTGATCAGCGACCTCAAAACACGACTAGGTAGGGAGTCATCCGAAGTGGATAGAAATAGACGAACAGGATGTTGTGATCAGCGACCTCAAAACACGACTAGGTAGGGAGTCATCCGAAGTGGATAGAAATAGACGAACAGGATGTTCTGATCAGCGACCTCAAAACACGACTAGGTAGGGAGTCATCCGAAGTGGATAGAAATAGACGAACAGGATAGTCAAAAGACAAAATCTGTAATAATCTAGTAGTCTAAGTGTAATAATCTAGTAGAAGTGTAATGCCTTTGGCATAGTCGTCAAGCATACCCCAAGCGACGGACAAATTggccgtctctctctctgtctctcacacacacccacacccattctctcttttctccctcttcttcctctctctttgccacacacacacacacacacgtacacatacacgcacacacacgaaaacgCACGCTATatccttaccccccccccccccacttgtcCTCAAGGAGACATAAAATACCCCTTTCAAAAGCAAAATGACAGCATCCGAGGGGCCCTGACTCCAGTCGTTGTCTTGACGGCCACGTTCTCTAGAGCTGACATCCGGGGTTCTTCCCTTAATTGTCTCCGTCTGTCCCCTGCAGCCAACGTGCTGACTCCAGCCGTTGTCTTCACGGCCACGTTCTCCAGAGTTGACATCCGTGGGCTTGACGACCAGCAGGTGCTCAAGTTCGACAAGGTCCTCACCAACGTTGGCCAGGGTTACAGCCCGGACACAGGGCTCTTCACTGCCCCGGAGCATGGGACGTACATCTTCAACGTTCACGTGAGTTGGTGTGTGGACAGAGAGTGAAGGGAATCGATTCAGACGCTGGTTATTGTTGCTTGTAAATGTTCATGAATGAAGCTTGTTAAACATGCTCTTCGCTGCACCACAGTCTGGCATTTACACCGTCAACGTTTATCATGTGAGTTGGGTTGTATTAGGAACAATGGTGTCAATTTTGGTATGAAAGTACAAGGTTGTTGGTGCATGTCAAGACAATAGCAATGGCTGGTGCTCTGGGTTGTGGCTATTGTGCATGTCAAGACAATAGCAATGGCTGGTGCTCTGGGTTGTGGCTATTGTGCATGTCAAGACAATAGCAATGGCTGGTGCTCTGGGTTGTGGCTATTGTGCATGTCAAGACAATAGCAATGGCTGGTGCTCTGGGTTGTGGCTATTGTGCATGTCAAGACAATAGCAATGGCTGGTGCTCTGGGTTGTGGCTATTGTGCATGTCAAGACAATAGCAATGGCTGGTGCTCTGGGTTGTGGCTATTGTGCATGTCAAGACAATAGCAATGGCTGGTGCTCTGGGTTGTGGCTATTGTGCATGTCTGCGAGCAGCGAATGGAGGAAATAGATTCACATGCTGGTTGCTACACGTTCATGAATGAAGCTTGTAAAACATGTTAATTTCACACTCGAGTATTTCAATCGTTCTGTAAAAATCGAACTGATCCGTGCATTGCTGAGAGTGTACAATGACGTATTTGAATTTCTCCGGGAGGAAATGTAATCCCCGTGATACAAACACGACAAACAAAGAGTGCATGCACTGACATGATGACAGAAGTATTGAAAGCCCCAGtccgtctcaaatggtttacagaacgatttaaatcttctcatgaaaaaagcagttctaaccttatcgaacacacttgcaatagcatctAATagaattaaatgacacagttcgtttgaatggccgcgtaaaccacacacctgttgtcgtggtttatctaacccctgagccatcgtgaacacTTTCCTTTTCTTCACACTTTagtagtcagtttgtgatttcaatgcgactcgctgtatctgcaatagcacgttattgtgtacctctgaatcttcttctcttcttgtcGTTTGCCTAAAGGGCGAGCACCATATCGATGTTCAGTTCTGTCTCCACGTGTCATGCTGGCAGATAATGCGTGATACAGTGATTTGTTCGAGAAGCGCCATGCAGGCTCCATACCTCCGTCTTCAGCCCTCTATGTTTTCTGTAGGGGTTGCCCCGCCCTTAGCTCCTGGCCCATatgtcctaccctgagagcgcAAGGGGGATTGTTTCTCTGAGGATCCCACCCCGTAGCCAGAGGTTTTACCGCGCCTATTGTCTGCGTGATGAACCCGCCATACTAGATGCATGGGGTATTTCATGGATGAAAACAGAGCCACCTGTTGCCCCACCCGTCTCCTGGTAGGATCACCGCCAGTTCGTCTgcgactgcttattcgtccaGTCGAGCCTAGCTAACCCCCATATCTGTGGGAtattcccctatccgccacctggggacgCATTTGGTTGGG is part of the Littorina saxatilis isolate snail1 linkage group LG6, US_GU_Lsax_2.0, whole genome shotgun sequence genome and encodes:
- the LOC138969572 gene encoding complement C1q-like protein 3 translates to MNPVAITVATLTLTLTLISHVTCFPYLHGGLRAEDGIPLDTVASDLSDRLTKMTAQLQAQDVLITDLKTRLANVLTPAVVFTATFSRVDIRGLDDQQVLKFDKVLTNVGQGYSPDTGLFTAPEHGTYIFNVHVARHPSDTHSCVEVDLYRGLQHHVTTASSCAINDTRASKMAAFQLEKGDTVHVQMRSGDLLLGNLHTSMSAIKV